In the genome of Gordonia rubripertincta, one region contains:
- a CDS encoding alpha/beta hydrolase, whose protein sequence is MTRLLFVHGAGGFTDDRPIADGLGDALGVPVDMPEFSGDDMSLQAWADPLRARLSAMAPDDLLVAHSFGASILLHVLAEAGYAGPRRAVLLAMPNWGPNGWAIEQYDFVGPEPGDVAFSLHHCVDDEEVPIGHLDLNAAVLPGAHLHRHETGGHQFFGQVGIVAADVRHACP, encoded by the coding sequence ATGACCCGTCTGCTGTTCGTCCACGGCGCAGGTGGATTCACCGACGACCGTCCGATCGCCGACGGTCTCGGCGACGCACTCGGCGTGCCGGTCGACATGCCGGAGTTCTCCGGCGACGACATGTCCCTGCAGGCGTGGGCCGATCCGTTGCGCGCACGGCTGTCTGCGATGGCACCCGACGATCTGCTCGTCGCCCACTCGTTCGGCGCATCGATCCTGCTGCACGTGCTGGCCGAGGCCGGCTACGCAGGGCCGCGGCGCGCCGTCCTCCTCGCGATGCCGAACTGGGGGCCGAACGGGTGGGCGATCGAGCAGTACGACTTTGTCGGACCAGAACCGGGCGATGTTGCGTTCTCCCTGCACCACTGCGTCGACGACGAAGAGGTCCCGATCGGGCACCTGGACCTGAACGCCGCGGTACTCCCGGGTGCGCACCTGCATCGTCACGAGACCGGTGGTCATCAGTTCTTCGGGCAGGTCGGCATCGTCGCCGCCGACGTGCGACACGCCTGCCCGTGA
- a CDS encoding NAD(P)/FAD-dependent oxidoreductase — protein sequence MTADQVVILGASHAGVQLAGALRKEKWAGDVLLIGDEGRLPYQRPPLSKAYLAGASQLDDCAIRGRQFYDKQRIELVDGTATAINRSAHTVTLNSGDVVSYATLALCTGARARALTVPGAELTGVHYLRTATDVEAIRAAVVPGCRAVIVGGGYIGLETAASLRAQGVDVTVLEAAERVLERVTAPVVSRFFDRTHRTEGVDVRTSALVEGFRGEGRVEEVVLADGETLAADLVIVGVGIIPNTDLAVAAGLEVDDGVIVDDHARTSDPDIVAAGDCVNQRIARYDRRVRLECVAAATEQAKVAAATICGNEAGLTALPWFWSDQYDLKLQIAGLNTGYDEVLVSGDPDHDRDFTCYYFNDGELIAADCVNRPKDFMNAKRTIAQRSSLDRSELIGATP from the coding sequence GTGACGGCTGATCAGGTCGTCATCCTCGGCGCGAGCCACGCCGGCGTCCAACTCGCGGGCGCTCTCCGAAAGGAGAAATGGGCCGGGGATGTCTTGCTGATCGGCGACGAGGGCAGGCTCCCCTACCAGCGTCCACCGCTGTCCAAGGCATACCTGGCAGGTGCATCACAGCTTGATGACTGCGCGATCCGCGGACGTCAGTTCTACGACAAGCAGCGGATCGAGCTCGTGGACGGAACGGCGACGGCGATCAACCGTTCCGCGCACACCGTCACCCTCAACAGTGGAGACGTGGTGTCTTACGCCACGCTGGCACTGTGCACCGGCGCGCGCGCCCGCGCGCTGACCGTTCCGGGCGCCGAGTTGACGGGCGTCCACTACTTGCGCACCGCCACCGACGTCGAGGCCATCCGTGCCGCGGTGGTGCCAGGTTGCCGGGCCGTCATCGTCGGCGGCGGCTATATCGGCCTGGAGACGGCCGCCTCACTTCGAGCTCAGGGTGTGGACGTCACTGTTCTCGAGGCTGCGGAACGCGTGCTCGAGCGGGTGACCGCGCCGGTGGTCTCGAGGTTTTTCGACCGTACCCACCGGACCGAGGGTGTCGATGTTCGCACCAGCGCGTTGGTCGAGGGTTTTCGCGGGGAGGGGCGAGTCGAAGAGGTGGTGCTCGCCGACGGTGAGACCCTGGCCGCGGACCTCGTCATCGTCGGTGTCGGCATCATTCCCAACACGGATCTCGCGGTCGCCGCGGGCCTCGAGGTTGACGACGGAGTCATCGTCGACGACCATGCACGCACCAGCGACCCCGACATCGTCGCCGCCGGCGACTGCGTCAACCAACGGATCGCACGGTACGACAGGCGCGTCCGCCTCGAATGTGTGGCGGCCGCCACCGAGCAGGCCAAGGTCGCGGCAGCGACCATCTGCGGCAACGAAGCCGGTCTCACCGCGCTGCCTTGGTTCTGGTCCGATCAATACGATCTGAAGCTGCAGATCGCCGGGCTCAACACCGGGTACGACGAGGTACTGGTCAGCGGTGACCCTGACCACGACCGTGACTTCACCTGTTACTACTTCAACGACGGCGAGCTGATCGCCGCGGACTGCGTCAACAGACCCAAGGATTTCATGAACGCGAAGCGTACGATCGCACAGCGTTCGTCGCTCGACAGGTCCGAACTGATCGGAGCCACACCATGA
- a CDS encoding 2Fe-2S iron-sulfur cluster-binding protein gives MATITYITHDGDDYEADLVEGKSLMQTAVDEAVPGIDGDCGGEAACGTCHVIVDPAWIKTVGRSGEGEEEMLSMHPEREGTSRLSCQMIATEEWDGLTVRLPEFQL, from the coding sequence ATGGCCACGATCACATACATCACCCACGATGGAGACGACTACGAAGCCGATCTCGTGGAGGGGAAGTCGCTCATGCAGACCGCCGTCGACGAAGCCGTCCCCGGCATCGACGGTGATTGTGGTGGCGAAGCGGCCTGCGGTACGTGTCACGTCATTGTCGACCCGGCGTGGATCAAGACCGTCGGGCGCAGCGGCGAGGGCGAGGAAGAGATGCTGAGCATGCATCCGGAACGGGAAGGAACCTCGCGGCTGTCCTGCCAGATGATCGCGACTGAGGAGTGGGACGGCCTGACTGTTCGCCTCCCGGAATTCCAACTCTGA
- a CDS encoding transposase codes for MPEKRKKYDREFRDGAVRIVEETGKPIAQVARDLGVNEGTLGNWVNRARAEREGRGELTVDDAAELKRLRDEVAELRMERDVLKRSVVLWVKEATK; via the coding sequence ATGCCAGAGAAGCGGAAGAAGTACGACCGGGAGTTTCGTGATGGGGCGGTCCGGATCGTCGAGGAGACAGGTAAGCCGATCGCCCAGGTCGCTCGAGACCTGGGGGTCAACGAGGGCACCTTGGGTAACTGGGTCAACCGGGCGCGCGCCGAGCGGGAGGGCCGCGGCGAGCTGACCGTTGATGACGCTGCTGAGCTCAAACGGTTGCGTGACGAGGTCGCCGAGCTGCGCATGGAGCGTGATGTCCTCAAGCGATCAGTGGTCCTGTGGGTGAAGGAGGCGACGAAGTGA
- a CDS encoding cutinase family protein, which produces MNDDANSPTTRRRTGVITRLSIVAVSLMAAMTGALIAGSPADAKPGCSDVEVVFARGTIEPAPPLGLTGLSFVEAVRSQLPGKSVAAYGVPYPASDQFSNRLKFARTVADGVRTTQNRVKYLAANCPRTKVVLGGYSQGAVVAGYAVHAGLDLPARYAAYDRYVPPPLPASLSRNVAAIVFFGAPSDRFIDDIGAPPVRVSTPYRGKTVRYCVAGDTICDGAPVGGPNALHTLYSVNGMTLDAARFVAPRV; this is translated from the coding sequence ATGAACGACGACGCGAACTCACCAACGACCCGGCGGCGAACTGGCGTGATCACGCGGTTGAGCATCGTCGCCGTGTCCCTGATGGCCGCGATGACGGGGGCGTTGATCGCCGGAAGCCCGGCCGACGCCAAGCCGGGATGCTCCGACGTCGAGGTCGTGTTCGCACGCGGGACCATCGAGCCCGCGCCACCGCTGGGGCTGACCGGTCTGTCGTTCGTCGAGGCCGTTCGGAGCCAGCTGCCGGGCAAGTCGGTGGCCGCCTACGGCGTCCCGTACCCGGCGAGTGACCAGTTCAGCAACCGCCTGAAGTTCGCCCGGACCGTCGCCGACGGGGTCCGCACCACGCAGAACCGCGTGAAGTACCTGGCGGCCAACTGCCCGCGCACCAAGGTCGTCCTCGGCGGATACTCCCAGGGCGCCGTCGTGGCCGGCTACGCGGTCCACGCCGGTCTCGACCTTCCCGCGCGGTACGCCGCCTACGACCGCTACGTGCCGCCGCCGCTGCCCGCGTCGCTGTCACGCAACGTCGCGGCGATCGTCTTCTTCGGAGCTCCGTCGGACCGCTTCATCGACGACATCGGCGCACCGCCGGTCCGGGTCTCCACTCCGTACCGCGGCAAGACCGTTCGCTACTGCGTCGCCGGTGACACCATCTGCGACGGCGCCCCGGTCGGTGGCCCCAACGCCCTGCACACGCTCTACTCGGTCAACGGCATGACGCTCGACGCCGCGAGGTTCGTCGCCCCGCGGGTGTGA
- a CDS encoding TetR/AcrR family transcriptional regulator — protein MDLHHRVRDIAARAGVGVGTVYRHFPTRADLVTAVYRHQVDECVALAETLNADDVPPTDALCRWTSAFTDFLVTKHGLSDALSSDDPSLNNLHALIFDSLVPAFASLVERAQDTGAVSKDVSAVTFLRAIGNLCIVGPGYTEADAKAMVGLLLGGSGASPGESLTNSSP, from the coding sequence GTGGATCTACATCACCGGGTTCGCGACATCGCCGCGCGGGCCGGCGTGGGCGTCGGCACCGTGTACCGGCACTTCCCGACGCGCGCCGACCTGGTGACCGCGGTCTACCGGCATCAGGTCGACGAGTGCGTGGCGCTCGCCGAGACCTTGAACGCCGACGACGTGCCGCCGACGGATGCGCTGTGCCGGTGGACCTCGGCGTTCACCGACTTCCTGGTCACCAAACACGGACTCAGTGACGCTCTGAGCTCGGACGATCCGAGCCTGAACAACCTGCACGCGTTGATCTTCGACAGTTTGGTCCCGGCATTTGCCTCGTTGGTCGAGCGGGCGCAGGACACGGGAGCGGTCAGCAAGGACGTCAGCGCGGTGACGTTCCTGCGTGCCATCGGCAACCTGTGCATCGTCGGACCCGGCTATACCGAAGCGGACGCAAAGGCGATGGTGGGCCTGCTGCTCGGGGGTTCGGGTGCCTCGCCCGGCGAATCGCTGACAAACTCGTCCCCCTGA
- a CDS encoding SRPBCC family protein, whose product MRSRHVSTVIGAAADDVYRFVSEPDNLPKWAAGLASSEIVRRGDDLLAESPMGTVTVRFVPRNTFGVVDHDVILPNGDTVHNPLRVLPHPEGAEVVFTLRQLAMSDDEFDRDARMVEEDLARLKALLG is encoded by the coding sequence ATGCGGAGTCGTCATGTGAGCACGGTGATCGGCGCGGCAGCCGACGATGTCTACCGATTCGTGTCGGAACCGGACAATCTCCCCAAATGGGCCGCCGGACTGGCGAGTTCGGAGATCGTGCGACGCGGTGACGACCTCCTGGCCGAGTCGCCGATGGGCACCGTGACCGTACGGTTCGTTCCGCGGAACACTTTCGGGGTCGTCGACCACGACGTGATCCTCCCGAACGGCGACACCGTGCACAATCCGCTGCGCGTGCTGCCCCATCCCGAGGGTGCGGAGGTGGTGTTCACCCTGCGGCAGTTGGCCATGTCCGACGACGAGTTCGACCGGGACGCCCGCATGGTCGAAGAAGACCTGGCGCGGCTCAAGGCGCTCTTGGGGTAG
- a CDS encoding cytochrome P450, whose amino-acid sequence MSIAATVAEKAQSMIPIDLQIRGAHVYDKTRRIVTRTDGQKIFTETPIPPVDEVDLAEIDLSNPFLYRQGMWRSYFERVRNEAPVHFRSESPFGPFWSVTRHADIIAVDKNHEAFSAEPFIIIGRPPRFMDIAMFIAMDPPRHDKQRAAVQGVVAPKNLREMEGLIRARVREVLDGLPLNEPFDWVQTVSIELTARMLATLLDFPYDKRHKLVEWSDLATSMEQANGGPSDNDRVFREMVAMAQGLSSLWRDKAARTVAGEEPGFDLITMLQSNEDTKNLLDDRPMEFLGNLVLLIVGGNDTTRNSMSGGVLALNEYPEQFEKLKANPDLIPNAVSEIIRWQTPLAYMRRVAKKDVMLGGQFIRKGDKVVMWYASGNRDERVFERPDELIIDRANARNHIAFGFGVHRCMGNRLAELQLRILWEELLPRFDNIEVVGEPEYVQSNFVRGISKMMVRLTPKGEM is encoded by the coding sequence ATGAGCATCGCAGCCACCGTCGCCGAGAAGGCGCAATCAATGATCCCGATCGACCTTCAGATCCGGGGGGCGCATGTCTATGACAAGACCCGCCGAATCGTCACAAGGACCGACGGCCAGAAGATCTTCACCGAGACCCCGATCCCGCCGGTGGACGAGGTCGATCTCGCCGAAATCGACCTGAGTAACCCGTTCCTGTATCGCCAGGGTATGTGGCGCTCGTACTTCGAGCGTGTCCGCAACGAGGCGCCGGTGCACTTCCGTTCGGAGAGCCCCTTCGGTCCGTTCTGGTCGGTCACGCGACACGCCGACATCATCGCGGTCGACAAGAATCACGAGGCGTTCTCCGCCGAACCGTTCATCATCATCGGCAGGCCCCCGCGTTTCATGGACATCGCGATGTTCATCGCGATGGATCCGCCCCGGCACGACAAGCAGCGCGCCGCAGTGCAGGGCGTGGTGGCTCCGAAGAACCTTCGTGAGATGGAGGGGCTCATCCGCGCGCGCGTCCGCGAAGTCCTCGACGGCCTCCCACTCAACGAGCCGTTTGACTGGGTCCAGACTGTGTCGATCGAACTCACTGCACGCATGCTCGCGACGCTACTTGACTTCCCTTACGACAAGCGGCACAAGCTGGTCGAATGGTCCGACCTCGCGACCTCGATGGAGCAGGCCAACGGCGGCCCCTCGGACAACGACAGGGTCTTCCGTGAGATGGTCGCGATGGCGCAAGGCCTGAGTTCGCTGTGGCGGGACAAGGCGGCACGTACCGTGGCCGGCGAAGAGCCTGGCTTCGACCTCATCACCATGCTGCAAAGCAACGAGGACACCAAGAACCTCCTCGACGATCGCCCCATGGAGTTCCTCGGTAACCTCGTGCTGCTGATCGTCGGCGGCAATGACACGACCCGCAACTCCATGAGCGGCGGAGTGCTGGCCCTCAACGAATACCCCGAGCAGTTCGAGAAGCTCAAGGCCAACCCCGACCTCATCCCCAACGCGGTGTCGGAGATCATCCGCTGGCAGACCCCTCTTGCTTACATGCGCAGGGTCGCCAAGAAGGACGTCATGCTCGGCGGCCAGTTCATCCGCAAGGGTGACAAGGTGGTGATGTGGTACGCCTCGGGCAACCGAGACGAGCGCGTCTTCGAGCGTCCAGACGAGCTCATCATCGACCGGGCCAACGCCCGCAACCACATCGCGTTCGGTTTCGGTGTACACCGCTGCATGGGCAACCGGCTCGCCGAGCTCCAGCTACGCATCCTGTGGGAGGAGCTCCTCCCTCGCTTCGACAACATCGAGGTGGTGGGTGAGCCGGAGTACGTGCAATCGAACTTTGTCCGTGGGATCAGCAAGATGATGGTTCGCCTGACCCCCAAGGGGGAAATGTGA
- a CDS encoding TIGR02391 family protein, protein MLSQTDHPGLTGSEIDSLLQMVGVRQRKPGGNKRDSLYVTLYNVQVRQQAGNVMGGFIAKAMNPSRYAAQPARFDELRDQLNQFLVYYGYAVNEAGKLASGAKASSISEGAALAGRLQTELRRRGCHSELFRYCDEELIGRSLFHAMSEASKSIPARVRGITGLAGDGAALYDGVLGTNREHPAWSINAHESDSDISEHRGFKSLLVGIHGHFRNPRAHSSRIFNDEVLNDFYDAFSLSSYVHRRLDSMRRLTAPH, encoded by the coding sequence GTGCTTTCGCAGACAGATCATCCGGGACTCACCGGTTCCGAGATCGACTCCTTGCTCCAGATGGTGGGAGTCAGGCAGCGTAAGCCGGGCGGCAACAAGCGCGACAGCCTGTACGTCACTCTCTACAACGTCCAGGTTCGACAGCAAGCCGGCAACGTCATGGGCGGATTCATCGCAAAGGCCATGAATCCTAGCCGGTATGCCGCTCAGCCAGCTCGTTTCGACGAGCTGCGCGACCAGCTCAACCAGTTCCTCGTGTACTACGGCTACGCAGTTAACGAAGCGGGCAAGCTCGCATCCGGAGCGAAGGCATCCAGCATCTCCGAGGGTGCCGCCCTGGCCGGACGACTTCAAACTGAGCTGAGGCGCCGAGGGTGTCACAGCGAGTTATTCCGCTACTGCGACGAGGAACTCATCGGGCGTTCTCTGTTTCATGCAATGTCGGAAGCGTCGAAGAGCATCCCAGCAAGAGTCCGCGGCATCACGGGGTTGGCGGGTGATGGCGCAGCTCTTTACGACGGCGTCCTCGGAACCAATCGCGAGCATCCCGCCTGGTCCATCAACGCCCATGAATCAGACTCCGACATCAGCGAGCACCGCGGCTTTAAAAGCCTGCTCGTTGGGATCCACGGGCACTTCCGAAACCCGCGCGCGCACTCCAGCCGAATCTTCAATGATGAGGTTCTGAACGATTTCTACGACGCGTTCTCGCTCTCCTCCTACGTACATCGTCGGCTCGACTCAATGAGGAGATTGACCGCACCCCACTGA
- a CDS encoding helix-turn-helix domain-containing protein — MTLGESGVPPLAFAQLLDSGALGTEATSAFGRIMAQEGTDLRTLITQEAQVPMQWFHDVYPTMGPHDGFRLGLAFAEHAQLTSFGPLSLPLVSAGSVVDIVELLRFLPLISTALSADFHHGASGLTIGLAGRTDSAGTDCFAVTYGGLTVLRLVKILTGDVSSAELHLTCPAPTEPLNVGEIGHRVVFDAPASFVRIPAEALHEVCRFSDPVAYRIGTAELRRLCDQRRHNSYTQRVRAQFDADPARVNASRIAAELSVSVSTLKRHLHAEGTTLRRLRQQFMQEHAILRLLDPGVGIGQIATELGYCDVASFSHAFARWVGCSPSQFRLRRARPPAA; from the coding sequence GTGACCCTCGGTGAATCCGGTGTGCCCCCGTTGGCGTTTGCACAGCTTCTCGACAGCGGTGCGCTGGGCACGGAGGCGACGAGCGCATTCGGTCGGATAATGGCCCAGGAGGGCACCGACCTCAGAACGTTGATCACGCAAGAAGCGCAGGTGCCGATGCAATGGTTTCATGACGTGTATCCGACGATGGGGCCGCACGACGGGTTTCGGCTGGGCCTCGCATTCGCTGAGCACGCTCAGCTGACCTCCTTCGGTCCACTGAGCCTGCCGCTGGTCAGTGCCGGGTCGGTCGTTGACATCGTCGAGTTGCTTCGTTTTCTGCCGTTGATCTCGACGGCGCTAAGTGCGGACTTTCATCATGGCGCCAGTGGTCTTACCATCGGTCTCGCAGGGCGCACCGACAGCGCGGGTACCGACTGCTTTGCCGTCACTTATGGGGGCCTGACCGTTCTGCGTCTGGTGAAAATACTCACAGGAGATGTGTCCTCAGCAGAGTTACACCTGACCTGCCCGGCGCCGACCGAGCCGCTGAACGTGGGAGAGATAGGGCATCGAGTCGTCTTCGATGCGCCAGCGTCATTTGTTCGCATACCAGCCGAGGCGCTTCATGAGGTGTGCCGCTTTTCCGATCCCGTCGCCTACCGGATCGGTACCGCCGAACTGCGACGGCTCTGCGATCAGCGGCGTCACAACTCGTACACGCAGCGCGTCCGAGCCCAGTTTGATGCAGACCCTGCTCGAGTCAACGCTAGTCGGATCGCAGCAGAGCTGTCGGTATCGGTAAGCACACTCAAACGGCACCTACACGCCGAGGGCACCACCCTGCGCCGCCTACGACAGCAATTCATGCAGGAGCACGCCATCCTCCGACTTCTCGATCCCGGCGTCGGAATCGGCCAGATTGCTACCGAACTGGGGTACTGCGACGTCGCAAGCTTTTCTCATGCGTTTGCTCGGTGGGTCGGCTGCTCCCCGTCGCAGTTTCGACTTCGACGTGCACGCCCGCCAGCCGCATGA
- a CDS encoding IS481 family transposase: MSFSAETESDAEIAARVRVEVRFRAVTEVADGAPVIEVANRYGVSRQTVTAWRKRYAASGLGGLSDRSRRPRTSPNQISPQVEATICEMRRTHRRWGARRIVYELGRLDPYAPAPARATVHRVLVRNGLVNPQEQLHKRVYKRWEREAPMHLWQLDLVGGVFLAGGRECKLLTGIDDHSRFVTVAAVLEQPSGSAVCEAFVGAMNRWGVPFEVLTDNGNQFTGRHTRPLPVEVLFERTCREYGITARLTKRRSPTTTGKIERFHRTLRRELLDETGAFDTIETAQTAIDEWVHAYNTCRPHQSLNMATPASVFRSRSTDPDTMPSKPVGAEIRPEAEVVRPAPTVADQSSSAIEFDTVVPPSGVVTIAGVQQVWVGKKLCAAQCRDVG, from the coding sequence GTGTCCTTCTCTGCTGAGACTGAATCCGATGCTGAGATCGCTGCACGGGTGCGTGTGGAGGTCAGGTTCCGTGCGGTCACCGAAGTCGCCGACGGTGCTCCGGTCATCGAGGTCGCTAACCGTTACGGTGTCTCTCGCCAAACGGTCACGGCGTGGCGCAAGCGCTATGCCGCATCAGGTCTGGGCGGTTTATCGGATCGATCTCGCCGACCGCGTACTAGCCCGAACCAGATCTCTCCACAAGTGGAGGCGACGATCTGCGAAATGCGACGCACCCACCGGCGGTGGGGTGCCCGGCGCATCGTCTACGAACTCGGACGCCTCGACCCTTATGCGCCCGCGCCCGCGCGGGCCACGGTGCACCGCGTGCTGGTACGCAACGGATTGGTCAATCCTCAAGAGCAGCTACATAAACGGGTCTACAAGCGATGGGAGCGGGAAGCTCCGATGCATCTGTGGCAACTCGACCTGGTTGGAGGTGTGTTCCTGGCTGGCGGCCGGGAATGCAAACTGTTGACCGGCATCGACGACCATTCCCGCTTCGTCACCGTCGCCGCGGTTCTCGAGCAGCCCAGTGGCAGTGCCGTGTGTGAAGCGTTCGTCGGGGCGATGAATCGATGGGGCGTGCCGTTCGAGGTGCTCACCGACAACGGCAACCAGTTCACCGGCAGACACACGCGGCCGTTGCCGGTTGAGGTGCTCTTCGAGCGGACGTGTCGCGAGTACGGCATCACCGCGCGGTTGACCAAACGCCGGTCACCGACCACGACCGGCAAAATCGAACGATTCCATCGCACATTGCGCCGGGAGCTTCTCGACGAGACTGGCGCCTTCGACACCATCGAGACCGCGCAAACGGCTATCGACGAATGGGTCCACGCCTACAACACCTGCAGACCGCATCAGTCGCTGAACATGGCCACCCCTGCCAGCGTGTTCCGCAGTCGCAGCACCGATCCCGACACCATGCCCAGCAAGCCTGTTGGTGCCGAGATCCGACCGGAAGCCGAAGTCGTTCGGCCAGCTCCAACCGTGGCCGATCAGTCGAGTTCCGCCATTGAGTTCGACACTGTCGTGCCGCCGTCCGGTGTAGTGACTATTGCCGGTGTGCAACAGGTGTGGGTCGGAAAGAAACTATGCGCAGCGCAGTGTCGTGATGTGGGCTGA
- a CDS encoding transglutaminase-like domain-containing protein: MTTSPAAAERPAAALTASTFLDIHHATVQAFTQDAVGDADTDREKARRLFAAVRDQIRYDPYTVSDKPDHYRASHVIESGRGYCVPKAVVLTAAFRAANIPARLGFADVRNHLQTDALRELMGTDVFVYHGYSHVYIEGRWLKATPAFNIELCTRFGVPPIDFTGDRDALFHAHAADGSAHMEYVHERGVYNDLPLEEILAGLRHAYGPLIFSGRPAPSDAFRA; the protein is encoded by the coding sequence ATGACCACATCACCCGCGGCAGCGGAAAGGCCGGCGGCGGCGCTCACAGCATCGACCTTCCTCGACATCCATCACGCGACCGTGCAGGCCTTCACCCAAGACGCGGTCGGCGACGCGGACACCGATCGCGAGAAGGCGCGGCGCCTCTTCGCCGCAGTCCGAGACCAGATCCGTTACGACCCCTACACCGTCTCTGACAAGCCCGATCATTACCGGGCCAGCCATGTCATCGAGTCCGGACGTGGGTACTGCGTACCCAAAGCGGTCGTACTGACAGCCGCGTTCCGCGCGGCAAACATACCGGCCCGGCTCGGCTTCGCTGATGTACGCAATCATCTGCAGACCGACGCGCTGCGCGAACTCATGGGAACCGACGTCTTCGTATATCACGGATACAGCCACGTCTACATCGAGGGGCGCTGGTTGAAAGCTACACCCGCGTTCAACATTGAATTGTGCACTCGATTCGGGGTCCCACCTATCGACTTCACCGGCGATCGCGACGCGTTGTTTCACGCGCACGCGGCGGACGGCTCCGCGCACATGGAGTACGTGCACGAACGCGGCGTCTACAACGACTTGCCCCTCGAGGAAATCCTGGCGGGCCTGCGGCATGCCTACGGCCCTCTGATCTTCTCGGGACGGCCAGCTCCGTCCGACGCATTCCGCGCATAG
- a CDS encoding DoxX family protein, with protein sequence MSILSPTTARQPLGRAIARIALGAVLAIAGIGHLTAQREEFQAQVPDWVPFSKDFVVLASGGVEIALGAALIALPRHRKIISWIVAAFFVAVFPGNIHQYVDHIDAFGLDTDQKRLTRLFFQPVLVLWAIAAGTGKRSD encoded by the coding sequence TTGTCGATCCTGTCCCCCACCACCGCCCGCCAGCCGCTGGGCCGCGCGATCGCCCGGATCGCGCTCGGAGCCGTCCTGGCGATCGCCGGGATCGGCCATCTGACCGCGCAGCGGGAGGAGTTCCAGGCGCAGGTCCCCGACTGGGTGCCGTTCAGCAAGGACTTCGTGGTGCTCGCCTCGGGCGGGGTGGAGATCGCGCTGGGGGCGGCACTCATCGCCCTTCCGCGCCATCGCAAGATCATCTCGTGGATCGTCGCGGCGTTCTTCGTCGCGGTGTTCCCCGGCAACATCCACCAGTACGTCGACCACATCGACGCCTTCGGCCTCGACACCGACCAGAAGCGCCTCACGCGTCTGTTCTTCCAGCCGGTGCTGGTGCTGTGGGCGATCGCAGCGGGGACCGGGAAGCGTTCCGACTAG
- a CDS encoding IS3 family transposase, protein MSVARFIADQRTNYRVPHAVSCRLLGVSEAWFYKWHKRTQSPGAATGLHTTRDYRRDTIDRAVAVAFDKARGLHGSPRLHADLRADGWTVTEKTVADSMCRQGLVARRIRRRNGLTRQDKTAPKFPDLLGRDFTAQCPDQRWVGDITEIPTAAGKLYLATVIDLYSRRLLGAATSRHPDAALACAAIEMAVATRGGKQAIWRDDDAQKLIFHTDRGSTYTAKRFTRLCQKMGIRQSMGRVGSCFDNAAAEAFFSSLEWEVLSRNEFHTIMEAQAVVLEWCYGFYNHQRRHSAIGMMSPVDYENTAVTEPEAA, encoded by the coding sequence GTGAGCGTGGCACGCTTTATCGCCGACCAGAGGACCAACTATCGGGTGCCACACGCGGTGTCCTGCCGGCTGCTCGGGGTCAGCGAGGCGTGGTTCTACAAATGGCATAAGCGGACCCAATCGCCGGGTGCGGCAACGGGTTTGCACACCACCCGCGACTATCGCCGGGACACCATCGACCGGGCCGTGGCGGTGGCGTTCGACAAGGCCCGCGGCCTGCACGGGTCACCGCGCCTGCATGCGGATCTGCGTGCTGACGGGTGGACGGTGACCGAGAAGACTGTCGCTGATTCGATGTGTCGTCAGGGCCTGGTCGCGCGGCGGATCCGCCGGCGCAACGGGCTGACCCGCCAGGACAAGACCGCCCCGAAGTTCCCCGATTTGTTGGGTCGCGATTTCACCGCACAGTGCCCCGACCAACGCTGGGTCGGCGACATCACCGAGATCCCGACCGCGGCGGGCAAGCTGTATCTGGCCACGGTCATCGACCTCTACAGTCGCCGCCTGCTCGGTGCGGCCACCAGTCGCCACCCGGATGCAGCGTTGGCGTGTGCGGCGATCGAGATGGCGGTCGCCACGCGGGGCGGTAAGCAGGCGATATGGCGTGATGACGATGCGCAGAAGCTGATTTTCCACACCGATCGTGGGTCGACGTACACCGCGAAACGGTTCACCAGGCTGTGCCAGAAGATGGGTATCCGGCAGTCGATGGGCCGGGTCGGATCGTGTTTCGACAACGCCGCAGCGGAGGCATTCTTCTCTTCTTTGGAGTGGGAAGTGTTGTCACGCAACGAGTTCCATACTATCATGGAGGCGCAGGCGGTCGTGTTGGAGTGGTGCTACGGCTTCTACAATCACCAGCGTCGCCACAGCGCGATCGGGATGATGAGTCCGGTCGACTACGAGAACACCGCAGTCACCGAGCCCGAAGCCGCATAG